GTGCCCGCGGCCACGCCGCGCGGAGAGGTGGCCAGGCTCAACGCCGCCTTCAAAGCCGCGCTGGACACGCCCGAGGTGAAGTCGCGCTTCGCGCAGCTGATGGCCGAGCCGGTGGGCGGCACGCCAGAGCAGTTCGCGGCGCTGATCCAGCGCGAGTACAAACGCTACGAGGGCGTGGTGAAGGCCTCGGGCGCGAAGGTGGAGTGAGCGCCGTCGGCGCGGCGCTGCCACGCGACATCGGCCCGGCCGCGCTCGACGCCTTGCAAGCCGAGCCCGCGCGCTGGCTGCCGGTGGTGGCCGCGCTGGCGGCACGCTTCACCGACGCGCCCTGCACCGCCGCCGACACAAGCACCGTGCTCGTGGGTCTGGCCGGCGGCGTGGTGCTGAAGGTCTACCCGCCCTTCCTGCACGATCACTTCCTGTTCGAGCGCGCGGCGCTGGCCCACGTACACGGCCGGCTGTCAGTGCCAACGCCGCGGCTGCTGGCCGACGGCGACCTGGGCGGCTGGCCCTGGCTGGCGATGACGCGGCTGCCCGGCACTGCGCTGCTCGGCCTCTGGCCGGTGCTGGCCGAAGGGCAGCGCCTTGCGCTGCTGCAGCGCATCGGCAGGGTCGCGGCGGAGCTCCACGCCTTGCCACCCGGGCCCCTGCGCGCCGTGGCGCCGGCCTGGCCCACATTCCTGGCGCAGCAGCGCCAGGCTTGCGAGGCCCGGCAGCACCGAACCGGACTGCCCGCCCACCTGCTGGAGCAGCTGCCTGGCTTTCTGGACGGCCCCGTACCCGAGGGCCCCGATGTCGCCCTGACGGGCGAGTTCACGCCCTTCAACCTGCTGGTCGACGCGGAGGGCCTGCTCGCCGGCATGATCGACTTCGGCGACGGGCTCGTGGGCCCGTGCGCCTACGACTGGCTGGGCCCGTTGTGCTTCTTCGTCGAGGGCCGGGCCGAGCGCCTGGACGCGTTCTTTGCCGGTTACGGCAGGGCCACGCCGCGCGCCGACCGCGAGGCGCTGCTGCGCCTGTTGCTGCTGCACCGCTACAGCTGCCTGCCGGCGCAACTGAAGCTGCCGGGCTGGTCCGACGCACCGGACTTCTCCACCCTGGCGGCGCAGTGGTGTCCGTGAGCCCACGCTCCTAGGAGCGTGGGCGGCTCGCCCCATCATCTCCGGACACGCCGCTGGTCTGCCGCGCATCCTGATGAACCCCGAGCGACCCGAGACCGCCGCCCCGTCGAGCGCCCCTGGCGACGCGGAGCGCCCGGCTGCGCCTGTGGCCCCGCGCCTGGCGCTGCAACTGGAAGACAGCCCGCTGCGGCGCGAGTTGGTCGGCAGCGGCGCCGCGTACTTCCGCATCTGGGTCGTGAACCTGCTGCTGACCTTGCTGACTTTGGGCGTGTACTCCGCCTGGGCGAAAGTGCGCAAGGCCCGCTGGTTCGCCCAGCACACCGAGCACGATGGCGACCGCTTCGACTTCCATGGCGAGCCCCGGCGCATCCTCGTGGGCCGCGTCGTGGCCCTGCTGCTGCTGGCGGTGTGGAGCTGGTCGTTTGCGATCGCCCCCTGGGTCGGGCTGGCGGTGCTGGGCCTGTTCTGCGTGCTGGGCCCGCTCCTGTTCGCCAGCGCGCAGCGCTTCCGTTTGGCCAACACCAGCTGGCGCGGCATGCGCTTCGGGTTCGCGGTGCCCCGAGCGCGGCTGTATGCAGTCTGCGTGCCACTGCTGCTGCTGTGGACGGCCGGGAGCGTGGCCCAGGCCCAGGGCATCGAGGGTGGTTGGCTGGTGGCGATCGGCCTGCTGCCGTTGCTGGGCCTGCCCTGGGCACACGCGCGCCTGAAGCACCTGCAGCACAGCCACGCGAGCTTTGGCGACCGTCGCTTCGAGTACCAGCGCAGCGCGCCCGAGTTCTACGGCGTGTATGCGACAGCCGTCGCACTGTTCATCGTGGCGCTGGTGATCGGCGTTCTTCTGGGCGCGGCCTGGGCTGCGGTGCAAGCCTCGGGGCCGGCGCAGGGCGGCGTGTCGCCTGCCCCCGACAGCAGCCTGCGGCCGCAGCTGGCAGGGCTGCTGGCCGGCGCCTGGTGCTGCTGATCTGGCTGATGGTCTGGCCCTGGTTCGCCGCCCGGCTTCAGCAAGTGGTGTGGGGCCACACCCGCTACGGCGACATCGGCTTCCGCGGCGAAATGGAAGGCCGCGTCTTTTGGCTGCTGCTGCTGCGCCACATGGCGGGCGTGCTGCTGAGCTGCGGGCTGTGGTGGCCTTCTGCCGCGGTGGCCGTGGCCCGCTACCGAAGCTGGACCTGCGCCTGGAGCGCGGCCCTGCAGCGGCTGAGCTGCACATCGGGGGCTGGCCCTCGGGGCCCCAGCGGGTGTCCGTGGCAGCGCTGGCCCTGGGGGCCGCGCAGACCGGCGTACCTTGTCCCGTCGGGCTGCCCGAAGGCGGCACGCTGTGGGTCGACGACACCGCCTTCGCGCAGGCGCTGCGCGCGGCGCAGGGGCGTACAAGCTGGGTCGAGCGCGCCATTGGCGACGCGCGTGCAGTGGCGGCGGCGGTGCTGCTGCTGGTGCTGCTGGTGGGCTGGTTCGTGCAGACCGGGGCCGGCCAACTGGCGACGGCGGTGCTGCCGCTGGTGCCGTCCCGGGTGGACCAGGCGATCGGCAACCAGGCCTGGGAGATGATCGACAAGCAATGGTTCGTGCCGACCCAGCACGGGGCGCGCTGCGAGGCCCTGGGCCGGCGCTTCGAGCACTCCGCGCACAGCTTCGCCCCCACGGTGACGCTGCGCCCCCTGGCCTGCCGCCGCAGCCAGGACGGTGCCAGCGGCTTCAATGCCTTTGCCCTGCCCAACGGGCAGATCGTGCTGATGGACGGCCTGATCGAAGCCTTCAACGACGACCAGCTGATGGTGATCCTGGGCCACGAACTGGCCCATGTGCGCCACCGCCACGGCATGCAGGCGCTGATGCGCCAACTGGGCGTGCTGGCCGTAGCCGGCGCGGTGCTGGGCGACTTCTCCACCGTCGCCGCAACCACGCTGGCCACCCTGCGCGGGCTTGCCTACAGCCGCGACGCCGAACGCGAGGCCGACACCGAGGCACTGCGCTTCATGGCCAGCGCCGGCTTGCCGCCTGCGCTGTGGATCGAGGTCTGGGACCGCATGGCCCTGGAGGTGGCGCGCAGCGGCAGCGAGCCGCCGACCTGGCTGTCGACACATCCGCAGATCAGCGAGCGTCGCCGGCTGGCGGAGTGAGGGCTTGGCAAAGCGCGACTCCGTCGCAGGCCAGCTCATGCTTCAGCCTCGAAACGACAAGGCCCTGACTTCGCTGGAATTCAAGGCCTTGTGCGTGCGCCAACGGGTTTCGGTGGGGTGGCTGATGGGATACAAAACGG
The genomic region above belongs to Ideonella sp. WA131b and contains:
- a CDS encoding aminoglycoside 3'-phosphotransferase/choline kinase family protein yields the protein MSAVGAALPRDIGPAALDALQAEPARWLPVVAALAARFTDAPCTAADTSTVLVGLAGGVVLKVYPPFLHDHFLFERAALAHVHGRLSVPTPRLLADGDLGGWPWLAMTRLPGTALLGLWPVLAEGQRLALLQRIGRVAAELHALPPGPLRAVAPAWPTFLAQQRQACEARQHRTGLPAHLLEQLPGFLDGPVPEGPDVALTGEFTPFNLLVDAEGLLAGMIDFGDGLVGPCAYDWLGPLCFFVEGRAERLDAFFAGYGRATPRADREALLRLLLLHRYSCLPAQLKLPGWSDAPDFSTLAAQWCP
- a CDS encoding DUF898 family protein, translating into MNPERPETAAPSSAPGDAERPAAPVAPRLALQLEDSPLRRELVGSGAAYFRIWVVNLLLTLLTLGVYSAWAKVRKARWFAQHTEHDGDRFDFHGEPRRILVGRVVALLLLAVWSWSFAIAPWVGLAVLGLFCVLGPLLFASAQRFRLANTSWRGMRFGFAVPRARLYAVCVPLLLLWTAGSVAQAQGIEGGWLVAIGLLPLLGLPWAHARLKHLQHSHASFGDRRFEYQRSAPEFYGVYATAVALFIVALVIGVLLGAAWAAVQASGPAQGGVSPAPDSSLRPQLAGLLAGAWCC
- a CDS encoding M48 family metallopeptidase — encoded protein: MLLLVLLVGWFVQTGAGQLATAVLPLVPSRVDQAIGNQAWEMIDKQWFVPTQHGARCEALGRRFEHSAHSFAPTVTLRPLACRRSQDGASGFNAFALPNGQIVLMDGLIEAFNDDQLMVILGHELAHVRHRHGMQALMRQLGVLAVAGAVLGDFSTVAATTLATLRGLAYSRDAEREADTEALRFMASAGLPPALWIEVWDRMALEVARSGSEPPTWLSTHPQISERRRLAE